The genomic segment CCTTGACATTAAAGATGGGCGCGTAGTTAAAGGCGTTAATTTCGTTGGTTTGCAAGATGCCGGAGATCCCATAGAAGTAGCAAAACGCTATAACGATGAAGGAGCAGATGAAATCACCTTTTTAGACATTACTGCCACTCACGAAGGGCGCAACACCACCATAGAAATGGTAAAGCGAGTTGCTAAAGAAATCTTTATCCCTCTAGCTGTGGGAGGCGGAATCTCTAGTTTAGAAGATATTTACAAGCTACTTAATGCAGGGTGCGATAAGGTTAGCCTAAACTCTTCTGCCATTGCAAATCCCAACTTCATCACACAAAGCGCAAAACGCTTTGGCTCACAATGTATTATCGTTGCCATAGATGCCAAGAAAAAAGCCACAGGAAAAGGCTGGGAGGTCTATACGCACGGCGGCAGAAAAAACACTGGAATCGACTTAGAAGAATGGGCGCTAGAAGCTTATAACAGGGGTGCAGGAGAGATTTTGCTTACGAGCATGGATTGTGATGGCACCAAAAATGGCTATGATTTAGTCCAACTCCAAAAAATCTCAAAATTAGTCCATATTCCACTTATTGCAAGTGGTGGTGCAGGAAGCAAGGAGCATATTTTAGAAGCCTTTTTGAATGGAGCTGATGCAGCACTAGCTGCTTCAATTTTTCATTATCAAGAAATCCAAATCGCAGACTTAAAGCACTTCCTTAAATCCAAAGGCATTCCTGTAAGAATCTAGCACCAAAGCAATGCAAACCTTAGAAACACTTGGCTTATTTGGGCTTTTTTGCATTTGCTTCATTTCAAGCAGCCTTTATCCTTTGGGATCTGAAGTTTTTGTTAGCTTTTTTGCGACTTTAGATTATCCTTTGTTTCTTGTGTGGAGTGTTGCTACCATTGGCAATACTTTAGGTTCGCTTAGCACTTATGCCATTGGCTATTGGGGAGAAAATTTTATTTTAGCAAAACACTTTACAAAACCAAAAAATTTTGAAAAATATCTCGTTTTTGTTGGCAAATATGGTTTTATAGGGGCATTTTTTAGTTTTTTACCCTTTTTGGGAGATATTTTTGCATTTGTTTTAGGGGCTACTCGCTACCCTTTTTTAAAAGCCACCTTTTTTATTTTTCTTGGCAAAGGCTTACGATATTATCTGTTAATCTACCTAACCAAAGTTTTTTATTTTTAACTATATTGGGGCAAAGTAAGAATTCTTTGTGTAAAATTTAGACATAATCAAGAAATACTATGTTACCTATAAATTGTTGCTATTTTTACAAAGGAGATTAAGATACAATTTGAATCCAAAAAAGAATATGTAGCAAAGCTACTTGGTGAAGAAGATACGATATTTGTTATACCTGATTATCAGCGTCCTTATAGTTGGAGGAAAGATGAATGTGAGCAGCTTTGGACTGATATAATCAATGTATTTGGAGATGGAGAAAACATTGAAGAGTATTTTTTGGGTTCTATTGTAACTTACAAAAATGATCAAAAGTTGCTTGAAATTATCGATGGGCAACAAAGAATTACTACATTGACTTTGCTTTTTAGAGCATTTTATGAGCATTTTAAAA from the Helicobacter colisuis genome contains:
- the hisF gene encoding imidazole glycerol phosphate synthase subunit HisF — encoded protein: MNLAKPTLTKRIIPCLDIKDGRVVKGVNFVGLQDAGDPIEVAKRYNDEGADEITFLDITATHEGRNTTIEMVKRVAKEIFIPLAVGGGISSLEDIYKLLNAGCDKVSLNSSAIANPNFITQSAKRFGSQCIIVAIDAKKKATGKGWEVYTHGGRKNTGIDLEEWALEAYNRGAGEILLTSMDCDGTKNGYDLVQLQKISKLVHIPLIASGGAGSKEHILEAFLNGADAALAASIFHYQEIQIADLKHFLKSKGIPVRI
- a CDS encoding YqaA family protein, with the translated sequence MQTLETLGLFGLFCICFISSSLYPLGSEVFVSFFATLDYPLFLVWSVATIGNTLGSLSTYAIGYWGENFILAKHFTKPKNFEKYLVFVGKYGFIGAFFSFLPFLGDIFAFVLGATRYPFLKATFFIFLGKGLRYYLLIYLTKVFYF